TTGTTGGTGATTGTCAATAATCAGTGTGTGTATATGCAAATTATTAGGCATTGAAGCCAGAAATAAGATGGATGAAGGCGTCTTCTGTGCAGGGAATAGTAAGAGCTCCCATTGGATGATCGAATCCAAATTCTTCTTCAGCTTGACTGAGCAATTCTTGGAATGATGGCTGATTCAAATATGCCACAGGGATCACAAATCTTTTCATTCTGTTTTCCCCAATATAAACTGCCAAATACCCTTTTGGAACATCTTTTGAACTTGAAAAAGATCTCTGAATTAGCTTCTTTGCATGACTTACTCTTGGAAATCTGAAACCCATTCTTGTGATTGTTTctaaaggaagaaaagaaaaagaaaaggtgaAGACAGAAAAGAGATCTCAAAGGGTTTGCAGGGAAAGCTGAATACTTGAGAATGTGAAATTTTGATGTCCTAGGGAACCCAATCTTGTGTGTATATATACACATTGGAGAGACCCTTAAGAGACCCTTGGTGGGATATATCTAGATGGGGTCAATTGAATCGAATGGTCCTTGAGAAACCACATGCTATTGCCATCCTACTCATATCCAGCTTATTGAAAAGAAAACAGAACAACACCAGGCCCAACAGTCATTTTCTGATTTGGCCAactcaaatattattttaaaaagctAAATAAATGAGAGTACAGATTGTAACTTTCAGGATGTACTAGCTTCACTAGAATCACAGAACATGCTGAGGGTACATTTTTGTTCATTATTTCTACTTTTGTGATTGAGCTCTCTATTTAATGTCCAAGACATGTCTCCTATTGCAAGGGGCCACatagttacttacaaaatatgcAGACTTAGTTTGATTTCTAATCTTCACTATATGATCCTGCAGTGGCTGGTTGCTGCATCAAAAGACTTGTCATTATCAACTCTGCTGTCATGGCTCTATAACCTGATGACAGAAAAGACTactatttgtatatatttttagCCTTTCTCTTCTTTACAGGCTACTCATTATGTAGTTTGTCTAGAACATATGAATTGTGTTATATCATGTTACttgttcttgaaaaaaaaaatgtaaaaatgtGATACAAAAGATGGCTACATGAGTCTCAACCTTGTTTTCCAATGAGCAAGTGTCTTGTGTAGTCTAAATCTCTAGTCAAATTACAAGCAGGGTTCTTAAGTAACTGGTGCATGGAATTTCAATTACCCTTTATGATTTCATGTGataaaatctgttttttttttggaCTATTTTACAATCCATAACATCATCTGCTGTTAAAGATGCGAACTATGCTAGAAAATATTAAGACAAATTTGATTTAGGATAGATTATGTTGGTAAATTGTTGTGCAAATCCATTTTTACATTTATATATGGTAATGACGTTGATTCTCTTTTTCAATGTTTAGGTGATTCATACCTATATGAATCTTTCTCTACATTTTCAAGTAGTGCTAACAACATAGCATGATTGAAATCAATGCAGTCCAacattttttttctctcaaacAAAAACTAGCCATATAAGTCACAATTAAAGGCAGATTCATGTGACATTTCTTGTCATACTTGAATCTATCTTGCTTGTTGCTATCTTTTATCACACAATGTCTTTGTCTGTACCAGCTTCAAAAACCAATATGGCCTTTATTTGACAAGTACTTGACATTACAGATGTTCTTTTTCATTACTAGTGTATTTTTAATATTCCCCTTGGGTTAGCATGGCTTCACTCTTcttaaattattaagttttacAAAAGCTAACTCCAAAATGAACAGTCATTAATGATGAGAAGAACTGTCTATTGCTGATCATACACACAAAATGAAATGTAGAACAAGAACATGAATAAGTATTATATGTCACATATATTCATTGAAGAAAATTCATTTGTATCATTCTTAGGGACAACTTTCTCTTAGTCCCCAAGGAAAAAGTATTTACAAGGTATTGGCATGCATTGGCTGCCTAAACAAATTGTAACAATAAGTTTTGTTAGTGACTATCATCTATGGGTGTCTATACTCGTATGATTAGGCGCTTAAGCGTGAAATAAGATCGATGAAGGTATCTTCTTTGCAGGGAATTGTCAGAGCTCCCATTGGATGATCGAATCCAAATTCTTCTTCAGCTTGACTTAGAAAGTCTTGGAATGATGGCTGGTTCAAGTATGTCACAGGGATCACAAATCTCTTCTTTCTGCTCTCATCACCAACATAAACTGCCACAAAGCCCTTTGGAGTATCTTTTGCACTTGAAAAAGGTTTCTGAATGAGTTGCTTGGCATGAACTAAGCTAGCAAAGCGAAAACCCATTATAGTAAAATTTTGTAAAGAAAGAAAAAGTGGACAAACAAAGAGATGACAGAGGACTTCAGAGAAAAGCTTTGATAATTGAGAAAGTGAAGACTTGAGGTGCTAAGGAACCCATGGTATGAGTATATATAATCAATACTCTTGATAGGTATCGTAGGACAGACATGTCTATTAGATGGAAATGAATGGTGAAGACTAAAGAGGCAGTTAGTTGGATGGGGTCATCTGGTTAGAGGCATAGCCCTTGAGAAATCACATGGTATTGTCTACTAACTCATAATTATCGATTCAAATTTCAGAGCTGACTTGTTTGAAATTATCTATTCTCTAcaatattttttcttctttcccaACCCCACAACACCAACTCATTAGATATGTTGTAAAAAGATGTCTTAGGCATGTCCCCATTCACGGATCACGCACACATATTTATATCAAAACCAGAGTCACCCCTTGTTTAAAATCTGATCTGCTCATCCACTGGCTACTGTCAAATTTTGGGACATATCAGTATTAGTTGTACTATCATTGCCTATATTTTTAGTAACACACAAGGTTTTAGATTATTCCTGTTATTCCATCAAGGTCATGTAATTAGACAAATTATTTAAGACGCATTTTCATATTAACATGTGATTATCTTCCAAATTCTTCATTAACCATCATCAGTCTTTTTTTGTGTGGGGATGTTACATTATCACTCAGATTAATAGGTTCCCTCAAAAGTATGATTGTTAAAAAAACATGCAACGATTGATGATCCTTAATCTGGAGCTTATCATGTTTATGTTAACCACTAACTCTATTATGCAGCACTCTTGTAGTTTGAAAACAATGATGTGAGGGAATTTAGAAGAGGTATTCTGATAGCTATGAGATCATCATAGATCACATGGTAATTATTGTCTTCCAAGAGAATACAAGAGATTTAATAGATTAGTATAGCTGATCCGATCTCATTTTGATTGAAATTAGAGCAAAGTAGCATTAAAATACAATATGGATAATATgttgaaataaaacaataaaacagAAAAGTACACTACTAACATTTTGATGAAAAAATTGCTTCATCAATCTTAGGAACGTTTTCCATTCAGTCCCTAAGGAAAAATATTTACATTGTATAATAAGCAGAATTGTGTACGCCTTACAAAAACGTAACAATTAATAATTTTGTTAGTGATTACCATCTATGATTCATTCAAGTGAGAAATGAGATCAACGAAGGCATCTTCTTTGCAGGGAATTGTAAGAGCTCCCATTTGATGTTCGAATCCATATTTCTCTTCAGCTTGACTTAGCAACACTTGGAATGAAGGCTGGTTCAGATATGAAACCGGGACGACAAATCTCTTCATTCTGTTCTCATCACCAACATACACAGCCAAATACCCTTTTGGGACATCTGCAGCTAGTTGGTTTGGCTTTGAAGAAGACTTCTTCATAAGCTGCTTAGCACTAGATACTATGGCTAATCGAAAACCCATTGTTGTATATGTTTGTGTTTGAGGAGGAAGAATAGAGTTCAAGAGAGTGCAAAGAGACAAAGATCTCAAAGTACTTGATGTAAGGACTGAGAGCTAGGACACTCAAGGACTTGGGTTGATACTGAAACTGTCCTCGTGAGTGTTTATAAAGACTTTCTGATAGTTCCATGGTGCAAACTAAAGTTTCAATTGGATAATTTGGAGTAGGTCAATAAAGAAAGGGTTTAGAAGTAATCACATAATTTTGTCTTCCTACTCACTATGTAATGTAATCAAAGTTTCAGAAATGGAAAAAACAATTGGTCAGCAGCCAACAGATTAACACCAAAAGATAATATAATTAAGTTGATGAGAACTAGTTGATTGAATAATTGTGTGTGGATATATAGGTGAATGTGTTATAGAAGTATGCATATAGCATAAGTGGATTTGACTTTTTCTGGTAGTtagtggatatatatatatatacgagtCCAGTACTTATGAAACATAAGCACCTGAAAGACTGAGAGAATCACGTGGTTATGTTCTTCAAATCATCCTACATGTAAGATGATTGACTTAGATAAGTTTCTTATACTTAAATATCCATTATGAAAATCTTCAAGAAGAAGACCAAAGTATTTAAGGGCCAGAATAAACTCTTAACATGATATGTCCATCCTGGTATATAGTGAAACAACCAGTACTACTTTAATTCTTTATTACATGAGGGAATCTTGTCTGTATTTGATTAAAGTATGAATATTTAGGATTAGGTAGCTAAATGAatcaataatatattatattcatATGAAATATTTTTACAGTAAAACATTATTAAAATAACTCTCTTCAAACACATCAAGAAAGTGTACAGCACTATTAATGTAGTTTATAATTAGATTTTAGTTGAAGGAAGCTTTTATTCTACGCATTAATTAGTAGCAGCTATACCTATAAGCAACTGTCATTAAAAGCCCAAACTAAGTCTAACAAATCTTTTGACACCATAAAGTTctatacaaaaataataattttaagaaCATTTTAGTGATTATATTTTACACTGAAAATATTTATAAGTAATTTTGTGCGATTATATTTTACATGGATTTTTGTGTATTTTAGATAGACAGAGGGTGACGACACAATAGACTGGTTCAGATTTGCAATCTTAATCTATATAAACATGGATATACCATGCAAGAGTGGGAAGCCGTGGAAAGCTATGAAATTGTACAAGAAAAAATGGAGAAGAAAGGGAACAAATTGGATGTGGAAGCATATAACTAGTGATTCAAGCGGTTGGTTTTTTTAAAGGTTTGATTTTTCAATCCATGTCTTTAGGGAAGCATCCAGGGTGCTTGAAAAAATGATTAACAAGGATTGTTCACCAGATGTAATTACACACCATTGTTTTTTTGCTTCTCTGCAGCAACAGAAAGAGATTCTTGGATTGTTCAACAGAATGATTGGCAGTGGGATTTGGCAGAGGATAGACATTTTCGTGATGCTAAGGAGGTAGTTAAGGAGATGGAGGTTTTCTTAGATCAATTTTCATTGTATTAGAGAAGATGGAAGAACTCGGGATAAATCCCGACGAGTTAGCTTACAATGCGGCAAGGGTATGTTAGAAGTGACTAGAAAGTACAATGAATAGATGCTGGCTGGATGATGAATTAATACAAGCTAAAATGCTGTTTGAAATAAACTCTGCGGATGGTTTGTATGGTGAGGCTTGTGGTTTGCTTTCTCATGCTATGAAGTTCATTTCCTCAGGGTCACCAACATTTTGAATTTATCCGTGGAAGGTGAAAATATTTGTGGTATGTATAGCTAGAAGATTAGGCCACTGTGGTTAAAGCTATCTGCTACATGTGTATAAAAGCTAGTGGGCAGCACTGCAAAGGAGTGGTATTTAGATTCACATGTACCAGGAGAAACTGTTGAAGTTAAACGCAGACTTCTAGTTCTAGTTATTATACAATGGATACCTGATTGCTGCTTTAAAAACAACTTTGGTAGCTTGATTTCTCTATTGCCTTGGATTAAAGTTGACATTTTCGAAGTGctatttgttttcaaaacaaatAGTCAAAAAGAAAGAGCTTCTGTTAATAGAACTGGGATATCTTCACACTAGTGAGTAATGCTAAATTGACCTTTATCCATAGTGTTTGCAAGTGAAAGGCTTGGCAACAGGATCAAAATTCAGGGAAGAACTGAATTGAAAAGCTGGAAATGATTTTGAGTCTGGTCGAATTTTTGAAACAGAGTGTTGAGCCATGGTAGAAAGTCTGGATATTACATTGAATAGTAAAGGCCAGACACTATATGTGCTCACAAGAGCTAAATGAGTGCCCCAAAAGAAAAGTGATGGGAAAAAATGGGCAGTAAAAACAAGTCAAAAGCAACTTCAGACCAAGCATATTCTAGCTTGTAGAAACAAATCAAGAAAAGTGATGAATCTGTTTAATGTTTGTTGAGTCTTATAAGGCATTCAGATTTGAAAGAAAACCAATAAATGCTTCTTCTGAGCAGGGTATAGTTTGGCCTCCCATAGATGATCAAATTATTCATCTTCTGGTTCAGCTCGAAGAAGCAAATCTTAATATAAAGGTTGTCTCAACAATGACAACACATCTCAATCACTCCAGCATAAGCTACTAAATGGCCTATTGGAACATATACTGTCATTGAATATGCT
The Humulus lupulus chromosome 6, drHumLupu1.1, whole genome shotgun sequence DNA segment above includes these coding regions:
- the LOC133783886 gene encoding auxin-responsive protein SAUR24-like, whose amino-acid sequence is MGFRFASLVHAKQLIQKPFSSAKDTPKGFVAVYVGDESRKKRFVIPVTYLNQPSFQDFLSQAEEEFGFDHPMGALTIPCKEDTFIDLISRLSA
- the LOC133781911 gene encoding auxin-induced protein 15A-like, with product MGFRFPRVSHAKKLIQRSFSSSKDVPKGYLAVYIGENRMKRFVIPVAYLNQPSFQELLSQAEEEFGFDHPMGALTIPCTEDAFIHLISGFNA